One Panicum virgatum strain AP13 chromosome 3N, P.virgatum_v5, whole genome shotgun sequence DNA segment encodes these proteins:
- the LOC120663824 gene encoding biogenesis of lysosome-related organelles complex 1 subunit 1-like isoform X1, which translates to MDGAKPVAAAAAGGKPGLEEALLRIVHQHHHQSHCQRQQTERAKKDALRSAARVADILVDTVDGGVQELFVNEKRIEIEARALLRTVARYRKQTDQWLAATNEINSIGLEDFENWMKIMDFDCKSVNAAIRNIHQS; encoded by the exons ATGGACGGAGCCAAGCCAGTGGCGGCAGCTGCAGCTGGCGGGAAGCCGGGGCTGGAGGAGGCGCTGCTCCGCATCGtgcaccagcaccaccaccaatcCCACTGCCAGCGCCAGCAAACCG AGCGAGCGAAGAAGGACGCCTTGAGGAGCGCAGCGCGGGTCGCCGATATTCTCGTGGACACGGTCGACGGCGGGGTGCAGGAGCTCTTCGTCAACGAGAAGCGCATCGAGATCGAGGCCCGCGCGCTGCTCCGTACCGTCGCGCGGTACAGGAAGCAGACTGACCAGTGGCTGGCGGCCACCAACGAGATCAACTCGATCGGCCTTGAAG ATTTCGAGAACTGGATGAAGATCATGGACTTCGACTGTAAAAGTGTCAATGCAGCCATACGCAATATTCATCAGTCGTGA
- the LOC120663824 gene encoding biogenesis of lysosome-related organelles complex 1 subunit 1-like isoform X2, which produces MDGAKPVAAAAAGGKPGLEEALLRIVHQHHHQSHCQRQQTERAKKDALRSAARVADILVDTVDGGVQELFVNEKRIEIEARALLRTVARYRKQTDQWLAATNEINSIGLEGN; this is translated from the exons ATGGACGGAGCCAAGCCAGTGGCGGCAGCTGCAGCTGGCGGGAAGCCGGGGCTGGAGGAGGCGCTGCTCCGCATCGtgcaccagcaccaccaccaatcCCACTGCCAGCGCCAGCAAACCG AGCGAGCGAAGAAGGACGCCTTGAGGAGCGCAGCGCGGGTCGCCGATATTCTCGTGGACACGGTCGACGGCGGGGTGCAGGAGCTCTTCGTCAACGAGAAGCGCATCGAGATCGAGGCCCGCGCGCTGCTCCGTACCGTCGCGCGGTACAGGAAGCAGACTGACCAGTGGCTGGCGGCCACCAACGAGATCAACTCGATCGGCCTTGAAG GAAATTGA